In Lentimicrobium sp. L6, a single genomic region encodes these proteins:
- a CDS encoding YfiR family protein, protein MKIRKIQILLFLLMLMSSIQAQVSENEFKAAFIERFTRFVEWPMEFNSESDTFKIVVIGETPIQKSLDELFENTNIKKLDVEIKYTNEIQDIKEANLVYISSSEKNRIAEILSFTNEYPILTISGSEGFGVKGIHINMYIEDNHIRYEINEESIKNSNLNVSSLLLNSAKIVETDE, encoded by the coding sequence ATGAAAATCAGAAAAATTCAAATCTTATTATTTCTCCTTATGCTGATGAGCTCCATCCAAGCTCAAGTATCAGAAAACGAATTTAAAGCCGCTTTTATTGAGCGTTTTACTCGTTTTGTGGAATGGCCCATGGAGTTTAACAGCGAAAGCGATACATTTAAAATCGTGGTCATTGGAGAAACACCTATTCAAAAATCTCTTGATGAATTATTTGAAAACACCAATATCAAAAAATTAGATGTAGAAATAAAATACACCAATGAAATACAAGATATCAAAGAGGCTAACTTGGTATATATCTCTTCAAGTGAAAAAAACAGAATCGCTGAAATCCTTTCTTTCACAAATGAATACCCAATACTCACCATAAGTGGGTCAGAAGGGTTTGGAGTAAAGGGAATACACATAAACATGTATATTGAGGATAATCATATCCGTTATGAAATTAATGAAGAATCCATTAAAAATTCTAATCTGAATGTTAGTAGTCTCCTACTCAATTCGGCAAAAATTGTAGAAACAGATGAATAA